In Fusobacterium sp., the genomic stretch ACTTCCAGAAAATCTTTTAAACATGAAGTCAAATCCAAGCATAGAAAATAGTGTAATTAAAAGAACTAATATAGGAAGCCATACATAGATAGGTTTAGCATTTTCTACAATATACTCTTTTTTTTCAAGAACTTCAAGCTCTCTTTCGTTAAATATATCATCCTCAGCTTTTTTCATAGGTCCAAAATCCAGCTTCATAAGAGCTAGAGCAGGAACAATAGTAAGAGCAAGAAGAGGATATGTATTAAATGGAATTGACTTCACAAAGCTTTCATAGTCTGAAAGATTTAAATTTAAATTTTCAAACTCTTTTTGAAGAAGTCCAATAATAAAAACTCCCCATCCAATAAAAGGAACTAATACAGCTACAGGTGATGAAGTAGTATCAAGTATAAAAGCAAGTTTTTCCTTAGATAATTTCAATTTCTTGAAAAATGGAGCAAATATTGGTCCTACAATTAAAGGAGTTCCTAAATCAGAAAAGAAAATAATTATTCCTGCAAGGTAAGCTGAAAGCTGAGCTTTAGTTTTTGAATTGATATATTTACCAACACTTTGAGCAAAAGCATAGGCTCCTCCAGATCTCATCATAAGTTCAATAAATCCACCTATAAACACCATTAAAACAATAACTCCAGCATTATAACTATCAGTCAGCTGTTTTACAAAATAATCTGTCATCAGTGTTTTTGTTGTGAGAAGAGGATTATAATTTAATAGTATAAGAGCCCCTAAAAAGACACTGCTGAAAAGTGATAAAATTACATTTTTGGTTTTTATTGCCATAGCTACTGCTATTATAATAGGCAATATAGATAAAAACCCATAGTTTTCCATAAGAAATTCCCCCTTAAAATTAATTTTAATATAAAAAGCCAGTCAAATAAATGACTAGCTTGATTTTAATAAAAAAGCCAATAGATATACTATTGGCTAAAAAACTTTTTTATGCTCATAAAGATAAAAATTGTATCTTTAATCTTTTCCAAAAGAAATCTAATCAGTCAGCCATTGAAAGTGGAATATTAATTTTATAAGTTAGATATACCATGCCTTTCATGCCTCAATAACATTTTATTTCCCCCAGTTTTATTTTTTATCTAAGTTATACTACTAAAAAAAATCAGATATGTCAATAAAAAATTATTTTAAAATATTGTATATTGCATCTATATCTAAATTATTTCTAAGTAAATCAGCTAATTTATTATATTCATTTTCTTTAAATTCAGAAAATTCAAAAAGTTCATCCAACATATTTAATCCTTTTTTCTTTCTGATATTATTTAAAAACGTTCTGGTAAACTTACTATTATCAAAAATACCATGTATATATGTTCCAAAAGCATTATCTTTTGCAAGTACAGTATAATCAGTTTCAACAGTAAGATTTTTCTCATTTCCATGTGTAACTCCCTGATGAATCTCATAGCCTTTTATATGAAGTCCATTGCATCCATATAATAGCTCACAGTCGGATTCAGAAAGAGTTTTTTCTACTTGCTTTGTATATTTTGTTTTATCCATTGTAGTAACAGTATCCATTATTCCAAAACCTTCAGTTTTTTCTATATCGCTTTCAATATGATGTGGGTCAAAAATTTCTTTTCCCATCATTTGAAAACCGCCACATATACCTACTACTGTAGTTCCAGTAGAATATAATTTTTTTATTTTATCAAAAATACCATTAGCTTTTAATAACTCAAGATCAGAAAGAGTATTTTTACTTCCAGGTAGAATAATTATATCTTCTTCCCCAAGTTGCTCAGGACTGTATATATAATTTAGTGCTACATCTGAATATTGACTTAAAGCATCAAAATCTGTATAATTAGACATTTTATTAGTTCTGATTACACTAATATTTATATCTCGTTTTTCATTGGTATTAGTAGTCAGTTTTTTAGCTAAAACATCTTCTTCTTCAATATCAAGTTTTTTATAAGGAACTACACCTAAAACTTTAATATCCATTCCTTCATCTTTCAGCTTTTTTTCAAACATATCTATACCAGGTTTTAAAAGCTCTAAATCGCCTCTAAATTTGTTGATGATGACTCCTTTTATTCTTTTTCTGTCATTTTCATCAAGTAAGGCAATGGTTCCATAAAGTGAAGCAAAAACTCCACCAGTTTCAATATTTCCAACTAAAATAACAGGAGCATCTACAAGTTCGGCCATTCCCATATTTACCAAATCCCATTTTCTAAGATTAATTTCAGCTGAACTTCCTCCACCTTCAAGAACTCCAATATCAAAATTATTTTCTATTATTTCATAATTTCTTTTTGCAATGAGTTTCAATTCCCTAGAATTGGAAAAATAATCTGCAGCATTCATATTTGTATCAGGAATTCCTTCAATGATAATTTGTGAGTTATTATCAGAATTAGGTTTTAAAAGTATTGGATTCATAAAGACTCTAGGGAGTTCCATAGCTGCTTCAGCTTGTACAACCTGAGCTCTTCCCATTTCCAATCCATCAATATCCACAAAGGAATTAAGGGCCATATTTTGAGATTTAAAAGGAGAAACTCTATATCCATCTTGAGCAAAAATTCTACATAATCCAGCAGTAATGATGCTCTTTCCAACAGATGAACCAGTTCCTTGTATCATAATTTTTTTATGCATAATACACCTCTATTGATATTTTCTTTCAATTTAATGGTATCATAGTTTTATGTATAATTTCAACAGCTAAAAAATATATGGATAAGATACAAAACTTTTAATATTTGAATGTAACTTTAAAGATATTGACAAAAATATTAAAAAATTATATTATTAAGTTGATAAAAAATAGAAATAGGTGCTTATTTGAGCTTAATAAAGGAAGTTGGGTGTAAATCCCACACAGCGAAAGCTACTGTATAGAGGACGAAATCATGATATGCCACTGGGAAACTGGGAAGGCGTGAAAGTAGGGTGAATCTGAGTCAGGAGACTTACCAATAGAGAAAGATATATGAGAATATATTTATCCAATAAGGTAGGGAAACTATTTTATTGGATTTTTTATTTGGAGGGTTTTCAATGAGAAAGATACTTAATATAACAGATTTTTCTACTAATGAAGAAAATAAAAAAATGATGAAATATTATTGTGATAAGTACAACTTTAAAGGATTTGAACTTATCAAATTTGATTTGCAGAAAGATAATGCTTCTTTAAATAATTTAATAGAAGGGTATCATATGAGGTTTTTTCCTATGTGGCTAGATATTTATCTTGGAAAATATGAAATACTTAGAGAAAAATTTAAAGAGAAACAGGAAATATTTTATTGGTGTGGCGGAAATAGCAGAGAGGAATTAATTGATTATTATAAAAAAGAACTGAAAACGGCAGAAAAACTTGAAGTGGAATATGTTGTATTTCATGCCTGTTATGTAGATGATGAAGGAAGCTTAATATATGAATTTCCATATTCAGATAGAGATGTTCTTCAAAATGTTGTAGCATTGCTGAATGATATCTTTGAAGATAAAAAGTATAAATTTAAACTTCTTTTGGAAAATTTATGGTGGCCAGGACTTAGATTAACTTCAAAAAAAGAAATAGAGTTTTTATTAAATAATATAAAATATAAAAATATTGGATTTATGCTTGATACAGGACATATGTTGAATAATGAGCCAAAACTTAGAACAATGGATGAAGGGATAGAATATATTGAGAAAAATATTGATGAGATAGGGGAATTAAAAAAATATATAAAAGGTGTTCATTTGAATTTTTCTCTTTCTGGAAAATATTTAAGTGATGCTATAGAAAGACATAAAAATTCGTTGATTGAAAGAGAGGAAACCTTGAACAATATATATAGTCATGTAAGTCAGATAGATCAACATCTTCCTTTTGAAGATATAAGAATAGTAAAAATATTAGAAAATTTACCACTGGATTGGGTGGTATATGAATTTATATATTACAACAATGATGATCTTGAAAATAAAGTAAAATCTCAAGATAAAATATTAAAAACTTTAAATTTTA encodes the following:
- a CDS encoding Na+/H+ antiporter NhaC family protein, producing the protein MENYGFLSILPIIIAVAMAIKTKNVILSLFSSVFLGALILLNYNPLLTTKTLMTDYFVKQLTDSYNAGVIVLMVFIGGFIELMMRSGGAYAFAQSVGKYINSKTKAQLSAYLAGIIIFFSDLGTPLIVGPIFAPFFKKLKLSKEKLAFILDTTSSPVAVLVPFIGWGVFIIGLLQKEFENLNLNLSDYESFVKSIPFNTYPLLALTIVPALALMKLDFGPMKKAEDDIFNERELEVLEKKEYIVENAKPIYVWLPILVLLITLFSMLGFDFMFKRFSGSEFRAALSSGYLYAAIVLSVMMIINKSKTFDEIFSIYLNGINKMTQIAIILILAWSLGTINKNLGSADYIVHFIKSINLNSGFIPMIAFLLGCIISFSTGSSWGTYSIMIPIVIPMAVALNAPLYVTIGSILSGGLFGDHVSPISDTTILASAGSGCSHIDHVKTQFYYAAINGIISLGTFLIGGFFQSYIVLFVAIILQLSILTAIKIKQRSK
- a CDS encoding cobyric acid synthase, whose amino-acid sequence is MHKKIMIQGTGSSVGKSIITAGLCRIFAQDGYRVSPFKSQNMALNSFVDIDGLEMGRAQVVQAEAAMELPRVFMNPILLKPNSDNNSQIIIEGIPDTNMNAADYFSNSRELKLIAKRNYEIIENNFDIGVLEGGGSSAEINLRKWDLVNMGMAELVDAPVILVGNIETGGVFASLYGTIALLDENDRKRIKGVIINKFRGDLELLKPGIDMFEKKLKDEGMDIKVLGVVPYKKLDIEEEDVLAKKLTTNTNEKRDINISVIRTNKMSNYTDFDALSQYSDVALNYIYSPEQLGEEDIIILPGSKNTLSDLELLKANGIFDKIKKLYSTGTTVVGICGGFQMMGKEIFDPHHIESDIEKTEGFGIMDTVTTMDKTKYTKQVEKTLSESDCELLYGCNGLHIKGYEIHQGVTHGNEKNLTVETDYTVLAKDNAFGTYIHGIFDNSKFTRTFLNNIRKKKGLNMLDELFEFSEFKENEYNKLADLLRNNLDIDAIYNILK
- a CDS encoding sugar phosphate isomerase/epimerase, with translation MRKILNITDFSTNEENKKMMKYYCDKYNFKGFELIKFDLQKDNASLNNLIEGYHMRFFPMWLDIYLGKYEILREKFKEKQEIFYWCGGNSREELIDYYKKELKTAEKLEVEYVVFHACYVDDEGSLIYEFPYSDRDVLQNVVALLNDIFEDKKYKFKLLLENLWWPGLRLTSKKEIEFLLNNIKYKNIGFMLDTGHMLNNEPKLRTMDEGIEYIEKNIDEIGELKKYIKGVHLNFSLSGKYLSDAIERHKNSLIEREETLNNIYSHVSQIDQHLPFEDIRIVKILENLPLDWVVYEFIYYNNDDLENKVKSQDKILKTLNFK